A portion of the Ricinus communis isolate WT05 ecotype wild-type chromosome 10, ASM1957865v1, whole genome shotgun sequence genome contains these proteins:
- the LOC8258625 gene encoding RNA-binding protein 42 isoform X1, with protein MSIPPSASSSSQFTYTTTTTPTPNNSIFPLPFHLQQPPLQPYAPVQPVVAPVYSAPVGSVYTLPQYQQAQQLFQRDAQTITPEALEGVKAALASSEIEHKAETKKKAVPRKAAGQSWEDPTLAEWPENDYRLFCGDLGNEVNDDVLSKAFSRFPSFNMARVVRDKRTGKTKGYGFVSFCNPSDLAAALKEMNGKYVGNRPIKLRKSNWKERTDYEALEKQKSQHQKKPKPSKKSVLHK; from the exons ATGTCGATACCACCATCAGCCTCTTCATCGTCGCAATTCACATACACAACAACGACAACACCAACACCAAATAATTCCATTTTCCCATTGCCATTTCATCTCCAACAACCCCCGCTCCAACCCTACGCCCCCGTTCAACCCGTTGTCGCACCGGTCTATAGCGCTCCGGTTGGATCCGTCTACACTTTACCTCAATACCAACAG GCGCAACAGTTGTTCCAAAGGGATGCACAAACAATTACACCTGAAGCACTTGAAGGTGTGAAAGCTGCACTTGCTAGCAGTGAAATTGAGCACAAAGCTGAAACCAAAAAGAAAGCTGTTCCTCGAAAAGCTGCTGGCCAGTCTTGGGAGGATCCTACGCTTGCAGAGTGGCCTGAAA ATGATTATCGCCTATTTTGTGGTGATCTTGGTAATGAGGTGAATGATGATGTTCTTTCAAAAGCATTTTCAAGGTTTCCTTCCTTTAACATGGCCAGA GTGGTCAGAGATAAGCGGACTGGCAAAACCAAGGGCTACGGATTTGTTAGCTTTTGCAACCCTTCCGACCTTGCAGCAGCTCTTAAGGAGATGAACG GTAAATATGTTGGAAATCGGCCTATTAAGTTACGCAAGAGCAATTGGAAGGAAAGAACAGACTATGAGGCACTAGAAAAACAGAAG AGCCAACATCAGAAGAAACCGAAGCCTTCTAAAAAGAGTGTATTGCATAAGTGA
- the LOC8258625 gene encoding RNA-binding protein 42 isoform X2 gives MSIPPSASSSSQFTYTTTTTPTPNNSIFPLPFHLQQPPLQPYAPVQPVVAPVYSAPVGSVYTLPQYQQAQQLFQRDAQTITPEALEGVKAALASSEIEHKAETKKKAVPRKAAGQSWEDPTLAEWPENDYRLFCGDLGNEVNDDVLSKAFSRFPSFNMARIFL, from the exons ATGTCGATACCACCATCAGCCTCTTCATCGTCGCAATTCACATACACAACAACGACAACACCAACACCAAATAATTCCATTTTCCCATTGCCATTTCATCTCCAACAACCCCCGCTCCAACCCTACGCCCCCGTTCAACCCGTTGTCGCACCGGTCTATAGCGCTCCGGTTGGATCCGTCTACACTTTACCTCAATACCAACAG GCGCAACAGTTGTTCCAAAGGGATGCACAAACAATTACACCTGAAGCACTTGAAGGTGTGAAAGCTGCACTTGCTAGCAGTGAAATTGAGCACAAAGCTGAAACCAAAAAGAAAGCTGTTCCTCGAAAAGCTGCTGGCCAGTCTTGGGAGGATCCTACGCTTGCAGAGTGGCCTGAAA ATGATTATCGCCTATTTTGTGGTGATCTTGGTAATGAGGTGAATGATGATGTTCTTTCAAAAGCATTTTCAAGGTTTCCTTCCTTTAACATGGCCAGA atttttctttga